Below is a window of Planktothrix serta PCC 8927 DNA.
GTTTGGATGTCTTGATTCATTATCCTCAAGATCAAATCGCTGAGATGATTTCTCATCTGTGTTCCTTAGCAGAATCTCGTTTGATTTTGAGTTTTGCTCCCAAAACCTTAGCATTAAGTCTTCTCAAAAAAGTTGGGGAATTATTTCCAGGGCCGAGCAAAACGACTCGTGCTTACCAACATCGAGAGGAAGATATTGTTAAAATTTTTAGTGATAATGGTTTCAGGGTTCAACGACAAGCCATGATTGGTACACGCTTCTACTATTCACGTTTAATTGAAGCTACACGCTCTTAGCATCGGGTAGGCAGGCGGGAGATGAAAACGCAAACTATTGTGTCTGTGTCTTCCCCTGTTACTGTTGCTTTGATCAGTGTTCTGTTCTTTCTCCTGGGGAGGAAAAACGATGCAGTTCCTGAAGGTAATTACCGCTAGTTTATTAGTTCCGGTTGGCATGGGTTGTATGTTGGCGATCGCAACTGAATTGATCAATCCTCATTCAACGGCTGATAGCAAACTCAGTATTATTTTAGGGGGATTAATCTTAGGTTTACCCTCATTAGGAATAGGAGGATGGGTCGCCTGGGATTGGTATCAAGAACGTCGCAAAAAAAATCAAGCTCGTTCTCGACGCATTCGTTCTATATTTTTACATTTAATTGAACTGCAACAAGGCGAAATAACGGTGCAAAAATTAGCTCAATATACCCATTTATCTCAACTGGAAGCTAAAGCTTTTTTAGATCAAAAAACTCAGGAATTAAAGGGAACATTTGAAGAAAAATCAAATGGTGAAATTATTTATCATTTTCAGGTTTGAAGGGAACAGGGAACAGGGAATTACGAATTACGAATTACGAATTAATTGTTATTTTAAAACGCTATAATATGTCTAAATTGTTTTTAGTAATAGCCTCAATTTTCGGTGGATTATCAGTAATGGCTGGGGCGTTTGGTTCCCATTATTTGAAAGGACAATTAACCCCTCCTTTATTAGAAATTTTTACAACGGCTACTCGGTATCAGATGTATCATGCTTTAGCCTTATTATTCGTTGGAATATTATTCAATCGTTCAGAAACCCCTCAACCTTGGCTAATTGCAGCAGGTTGGGCATTCATCACCGGAATAGGATTATTTTCAGGAAGCCTATATGCGTTGAGTCTGACAGGAATGGGATGGCTGGGAATGATTACTCCCATTGGGGGGATCGCTTTAATTTGCGGTTGGGCTTGTTTAACAATTGCATCTTTGAAAAGCTAAAAAATAACCACAATTTAGCTAACTAATTGTGATACTTTAGTAGAAAGGCTGACAACTTGCGAGATACATTCAGATTTTTAACAAACAAATGGGAAGTGACACAATTGTTCTTTTATCCCGCCGAGAAATAGAAAAAATGCGTCAAGCAGGACGTCTGGCGGCACAACTATTAAATCATCTTGAACCGATGATTAAACCAGGGGTGAGTACCCTCGAACTCAACGATGAAGCGGAACGCTGGACACAGGAACACGGCGCTCGTAGTGCTCCCCTGGGTTATCATGGATTTCCAAAATCCATCTGTACCAGCGTTAATGAAGTCATCTGTCACGGTATCCCTAACGCCAAACAGATTCTCAAGGAGGGGGATATTATCAATGTGGATGTCACCCCTATCCTCGATGGTTATTATGGTGACGTCTCTCGCACTTTTTTTGTCGGTACACCCTCCCCCCTGGCTCAAAAATTAGTCGAAGTCACAGAAGAATGTTTAAGACTCGCCATTGAAGCCGTTAAACCCAATGGACGCATTGGCGATATTGGGGCGGCGATTCAAGAATATGCTGAAGGTCATGGATTTTCTGTAGTCCGCGATTTCGTCGGTCATGGGGTAAATACGGTATTTCACACAGCGCCTCAAATTCCCCACTACGGAGAACGGGGAAAAGGAAAACGTCTACGTCCAGGGATGGTGTTTACCATTGAACCGATGATTAATGAAGGCACCTGGGAAGCTAAAGTATTAGACGATGGTTGGACAGCCATCACTCGTGATAAAAAACTATCCGCTCAGTTTGAACACACCGTTGCGGTGACAGAAACAGGTGTAGATATTCTGACCCTAGGAGATTAAGGGGCGGGAGTTGCGTTTGAGGATAAATGCGATCGCAAATCCATCCCGAAACCGGGTTTCTGCGTTAACTTTTGCTATTAACAAAAAGCGCAATTAAGAAACCCGGTTTCTG
It encodes the following:
- a CDS encoding DUF423 domain-containing protein, with product MSKLFLVIASIFGGLSVMAGAFGSHYLKGQLTPPLLEIFTTATRYQMYHALALLFVGILFNRSETPQPWLIAAGWAFITGIGLFSGSLYALSLTGMGWLGMITPIGGIALICGWACLTIASLKS
- the map gene encoding type I methionyl aminopeptidase; translation: MGSDTIVLLSRREIEKMRQAGRLAAQLLNHLEPMIKPGVSTLELNDEAERWTQEHGARSAPLGYHGFPKSICTSVNEVICHGIPNAKQILKEGDIINVDVTPILDGYYGDVSRTFFVGTPSPLAQKLVEVTEECLRLAIEAVKPNGRIGDIGAAIQEYAEGHGFSVVRDFVGHGVNTVFHTAPQIPHYGERGKGKRLRPGMVFTIEPMINEGTWEAKVLDDGWTAITRDKKLSAQFEHTVAVTETGVDILTLGD